The genomic segment GCTATTGCGCCTCCTTTCCCGACGAGCGTGCATTTCCGCATGTAGACGCTCTGACCGCAGCCGCCAGATGAGGCCTTGCACCGAGTCCGAAGTGATAAGCTGCCTCTCCGTGCACGATCCGGACGGGCCCGACGCCGACGATTGTGGTAACCCGGCGGATGTGACCAATCCCGATGAACCACAATCGCGCTCAGGGGTCGACTCCGCGGTCCCGGCGCCCGCATCGGAAACGGCCACAGAAGTCGAAGTTGCCGAGGCTGAAGCGCGCGCCGAGGCGGCTAAGACCCGGCTGGCACGGCTGCGCCAGGCAGCAGAAGCCGATGCCCCAGATGCCAAGCAGCGCCGGGCAAAGTCGCTTCGCCGTCCAGCGCGCAAAGCAATAGCTGTTGGCGTGGGCGTCGTGATCGCCTGCGCAGCTGCCGGTGCGAGCGGTTACATGCTGTGGCAGCACCGCACCGTGACGCATGATCGCCAGCTCGCAGCGGAGTTTGCGGCTGCCGCCCGGCAAGGGATCACGGCGCTGATGTCGATTGACCCCGAGCATGCCAAGGCGGACGTCCAGCGCATGATCGATGCCACGACGGGGGATCTCAACGGCCAACTGTCGGCGATCTCGGTCCTCATGGTCAAAAAGGCCCAGGACTCCAAGATCGGCAGCAAGGTCACCGTCGAAGCTGTCGCCGTCGAATCATTGAGCGACAATTCAGGAGTCGTGCTTGTGGCGGCGAAAACCGATGCCACCGGGCCGGATAACGAGAAGCCGCCACCGGCCTTGTTCCGGCTGAGCGTCACCCTGAACCGCGACCACGGCCAGCTCAAGATGTCGAAAATTGACTACCTCTCATGACTGTCGAGCGTGGTCCGTCGTTGGGGGACACCGAAACAGCAACTGACGACCCGGAAATTCCGCCCGCCGGCAAAGCGGCACGCATGCGTCGGCTGCCAGCCATCGGCCGCCGGTTGTTGGCGAGGTGGCGTTCGATCATCGTGACGACGTTGGTCGTTGCGACCGTGGGGGTCGCTGTAGGTGTGTACATCGTCGTGTACCGGCCCGATCAGCGGGTCGACGATGCGGCGGCACACCGCGCAGTCCAGGCCGCGTCAGATGGCGCCGTGGCCGTGTTGACGTATTCCTATGACCATTTGGATCGCGACTTCGCCACGGCGAAATCGCATCTCACCGGCGAGTTTTTGGCCTACTACAGCAAATTCACCGCCGATATCGTCGGGCCGACGGCGAAGGAGGGGCACCTGACGACGTCGGCCAAGGTGGTTCGGGCCGCGATTTCGGATTTGCATCCCGATTCGGCTGTCGTGCTGATTTTCGTCGACCAGTCCACGGCCAGCATGCAAAAGAAAGATCCCGCGCAGAACAAAAGCGCCGTCGTGGTCACGCTGACAAAGGTCAACGGTTCCTGGCTGATCGCGAAATTCGAGCCGGTCGGGTGAGTGCGTCCCTAACCGTTACCTGGTCGGCCAAAACGGTGTAACGTCAACGCTCGAGAATTATGCGCTCTAGGAGTTCCTGATGCGTTCAGCGAAAACACTTACCACCGCAACGCTGGTGGCCACCACTGTATTTGGCGGATTGGCCACTGCCTCCACGGCCCAGGCAACAACCAAGGAAGAAGTGGCCATCAATGGGACGTATCACGTTACGTCCATCGGTGATTGGGCCCAGCGAAACGATCAATACTTCGGCGAGCCGACGGTCTACCAGACATGGACGATCAGCTCGACTTGCGAGTCATTCCAGGAATGCCACGGCACGGTGCGAAGCGACCAGGGATGGACCGCGCCCCTCTACATGAATGATGGGGAGATGTGGAAGGTGAGACGCGAAGTGCCGAATTGGGAGCGGTGCGAAGACGGTACCGCGTTCCCCGGACAGCAGACCTTCTTTTTCTACCCGGTAAACGAAAATGGGGGCTTTCAAATCGGATCGCGGACCTTGTCCGGCAAGGACAAGACGGTCGGGCCAAGCGGTGCCTGCGGGCAAAACCAGTGGCTTGATATCGCGATGCCGTTGCGACTGGATCAAGTCTCCTGACCAGGCGGGTCGTAGCTCCATCACCACCTTCGCTTTGCAGCCTCTTCATGCGGCGTCAGGTGGGAAGCATGTCCTTCCACGTCTTGGGCGCTTTCGCGGGCGCCAGATCCGACTGCTCGTATAACTTTCCGTCCGGACCGACGTAACGACCAGTGCGCGGATCGTACTTCGCTACCACGATCGACGGCGCGGGCTTAGATCCGTTGGCTCCGAACGCACTTGGCGCGGCCTGCGGCTGCCCACCGTCGACCTGATCCGGTGGTGCGGGCGCCGCGGGTGGTGCCGGTGGTGGCGGCGGTGTTGCGGGAAGCTCACCCGGCGCGGGGACGTCGAGTGGCGCGAACGTCGGGAGGTCCGCCGACATCGGCGATATGGGTCTCAGCGTTGGCCCCGACGACGGCGCCGGAGGTACCGCCGCTCCCACCGTGCCCGATGGTGGATTTTCTCCCCGTGGGCCCGCGGGTGTGCCACGCGGCACCGCTCCCGGCGGCAGCGGCGTTCCCCCGACGGGGGCGAAAATTCTTTGGTCGCCGGTGATCCGGTCGTCGGGCGGCACACCCTGGGAGAGCAGATTCGGATCCAACGGGTAGGGACCGAGGGTGTGCTGGCGCATCGCCAGCGGCATGAACGGCTTGTCGCTGTTGCAGATTTCGACAGTAGGCGCGCGCTTACCCGGGTGACCCATGCAGGGATAGTTGCGCGCACCGCGAACCGCCATCGGTGAATCCTGCGGAAGTTTGCAGTACAACCCGTCCGGGGTATCGATATCGCTGAGGTCGTCCGGGGATCGCCAGGTGTTGGGTGGCATGAAGCCGACCGTGCAAATAGGCGGATCGTCGATCGTTAAAGCGAAGTCACCCATGGCTTTACCGTCGGGATGGTTTTCGCCCTGAGCGGCCTGCTCGATAGCGACCGCCGACGGCAGCAACACCAGCAGTTGCTCGATCGAGGGGTGATAGGTGACGCCGATTTGCCCGATGGTGGTCAGGTTGGCAAGCAACACCGGCAGCGTCGGTTTGATTTGTTCGAGAAGCCGCGACGCTTCGTTCGCGGCATCGGGACCGTTTCGCAGGATGGTGCGGAAGTGGGAATCGTTGTTCGCCAACACATCCGTGATACCTGCGAAGCTACGTGCCCACGTCCTGATCGAATCGGTGGTCTGTGCCTGCGTATCCAAGAGCGGCCCAGTGTCTTCGGTGAGTGCCTTGGTGCGATCGACGACGCTGTTGGAGTCGCGGGACAGTGTCTCCGACGAATCGATCAGTGAGCCCAGGTCGTAACCGGAACCGTTGAAGCCCTGGAAGGTCTCGTCGAGCAATTGGCCGAGTTTGGTCTTCGGGATGCTGCCGACCAAGGCGTTGAGCTGCTCGAGCATCGGCCCGACCGCCTGCGGAATCGTCGTGTCGCGCGCGGCGATAACCGAGCCGTCGTGCAGGTAGGGCGGCGAATCGGTTTTGGGCCGCAGGTCCACATACTGCTCACCTACCGCGGAGACGCTGAGCACCTCCGCCGTCAGGTCCGCGGGAACTTTGGGTGAAGTGTTAAGGGACAGCGTCGCTTTCGCACCGGTCGGCGTCAAACCAACCGAGGTGACCTTACCCAGCTGAACCCCGCGGTAGGTCACATTCGAAAACTGGTACAGGCCACCGGTAGCCGGCAGCTCCAGCGTCACCGTCATCCGGCCGATGCCCAACAGGGTGGGCGCTTGGATGTAGAACAAGACCATCGCGATCACGCCAATGGTCCCGACGATCGTGAATATCCACAGCTGGAGCCGGACAAAGCGCGTGAGCATCTATCCACCACCTCCCGTCGGTGCCGTCGCCGGCGGCGGACCGGGCAGCGGTGGCGTTTGACCAAGACTCGCATCGGGCGTCTGTGCCGGCGGTGGCCCGGGCAGCGGACCAAATCCCGGCGGCGGCGCGGGCAGTGGCAGCGCATTGGGGTCAATCCACGGCGGCCGCACGGGGTCGTGCAACGGATCGAGGGTGTAGTTCATGCGATACGGGTCCCCGGGCTCCGGCACCACCGGCTCGTCCAGCTGGCCCCAGTGGGTCCCCAACAGCAATCCCTTCTTGAGCCGTGGAATCGACAGGTCGAGATCGACGTGCAGGTTGAAGTAGTCGCCGCGGACCGCGCGGTCGACGAAGTTCTGGGTGAACGGGAACACGAAACCCGCCGCGATCGCCATGCCGAACTCCGGCCCGACGTCGGCGAGCGCTTTGATGGCCGGCTCCAGGTTTTTGAGGTTCTTGACCAGGTCGTCCTGGACGTCGTTGACCAACCGGGAGGCCGTGTTGCTGAACGCCCGAAGGTGATCCAGCGCTTCCGTGAGCCGCGGGCGCTCCTTGATCAACACATCAAGGGCCGGCGGAATCTTATGCAGCGCCTCGGTCAACACGTCCCGCTGCGCGGCGAAGGTGCCTGACAGCCGGTTCAGTGCCTGGATCGACTCAACGATGTTGTCGCGCTGCTGATCCAGCGTCCCCACAAACGTGTCCAAACGCGTCAGCAGATCACGCGCCGCATCTGCATGCCCAGACAGCGCCGCCGAGAAGTTGTGTATGACCTCGCCGATCTGTCCCAGTCCGCCGCCGTTGACCACCGCGCCCAGCGACGACAACGTCTGTTCCGTCGACGGATACGCCGTCGACCGGCTCAGCGGAATCGTCGCACCCGGCTGCAGCCGACCCGTTCCCTGCTGGCCCAGCGGCGTATTGAGCTCCACGTGCATCGAACCCAGCAGGCTGGTCTGCCCCACGGTGGCCACCACATTGGCCGGCACCACTACATCGCG from the Mycobacterium lentiflavum genome contains:
- a CDS encoding MlaD family protein, translating into MLTRFVRLQLWIFTIVGTIGVIAMVLFYIQAPTLLGIGRMTVTLELPATGGLYQFSNVTYRGVQLGKVTSVGLTPTGAKATLSLNTSPKVPADLTAEVLSVSAVGEQYVDLRPKTDSPPYLHDGSVIAARDTTIPQAVGPMLEQLNALVGSIPKTKLGQLLDETFQGFNGSGYDLGSLIDSSETLSRDSNSVVDRTKALTEDTGPLLDTQAQTTDSIRTWARSFAGITDVLANNDSHFRTILRNGPDAANEASRLLEQIKPTLPVLLANLTTIGQIGVTYHPSIEQLLVLLPSAVAIEQAAQGENHPDGKAMGDFALTIDDPPICTVGFMPPNTWRSPDDLSDIDTPDGLYCKLPQDSPMAVRGARNYPCMGHPGKRAPTVEICNSDKPFMPLAMRQHTLGPYPLDPNLLSQGVPPDDRITGDQRIFAPVGGTPLPPGAVPRGTPAGPRGENPPSGTVGAAVPPAPSSGPTLRPISPMSADLPTFAPLDVPAPGELPATPPPPPAPPAAPAPPDQVDGGQPQAAPSAFGANGSKPAPSIVVAKYDPRTGRYVGPDGKLYEQSDLAPAKAPKTWKDMLPT
- a CDS encoding MCE family protein, with amino-acid sequence MIARIAVRRALVVGCCVALSASGCAFHGLNSLPLPGAVGRGPGANIYHVELPNVGTMESNSPVMVDDVVVGSVGEMRVQGWHADVEISVKRDVVVPANVVATVGQTSLLGSMHVELNTPLGQQGTGRLQPGATIPLSRSTAYPSTEQTLSSLGAVVNGGGLGQIGEVIHNFSAALSGHADAARDLLTRLDTFVGTLDQQRDNIVESIQALNRLSGTFAAQRDVLTEALHKIPPALDVLIKERPRLTEALDHLRAFSNTASRLVNDVQDDLVKNLKNLEPAIKALADVGPEFGMAIAAGFVFPFTQNFVDRAVRGDYFNLHVDLDLSIPRLKKGLLLGTHWGQLDEPVVPEPGDPYRMNYTLDPLHDPVRPPWIDPNALPLPAPPPGFGPLPGPPPAQTPDASLGQTPPLPGPPPATAPTGGGG